The following proteins come from a genomic window of Candidatus Bostrichicola ureolyticus:
- the rplL gene encoding 50S ribosomal protein L7/L12 — protein MKDLKQLAEQLVNLTVKEVNELSMVLEKEYNIKPSNTVTTTLSESESNKVQKEEKNIFDVILKSVGNTKLAVMKLVKDITGKSLTEAKELVDSATNDPSKDTIIKKGINKEEAEKIKKQFEEKGAEVELK, from the coding sequence ATGAAAGATTTAAAACAATTAGCAGAACAGTTAGTTAATTTAACTGTAAAAGAAGTCAATGAATTATCAATGGTTTTAGAAAAAGAATATAATATTAAACCTTCTAATACAGTAACAACTACTCTATCTGAATCTGAATCTAATAAAGTACAAAAAGAAGAAAAAAATATTTTTGATGTGATTTTAAAATCTGTAGGAAATACTAAATTAGCAGTTATGAAATTAGTAAAAGATATAACAGGAAAATCTCTTACGGAAGCTAAAGAGTTAGTAGATTCTGCCACAAATGATCCTTCAAAAGATACTATTATAAAAAAAGGAATAAATAAAGAAGAAGCAGAAAAAATAAAAAAACAATTTGAAGAAAAAGGTGCAGAAGTAGAATTAAAATAA